The following coding sequences lie in one Monomorium pharaonis isolate MP-MQ-018 chromosome 1, ASM1337386v2, whole genome shotgun sequence genomic window:
- the LOC105841054 gene encoding glutamine amidotransferase-like class 1 domain-containing protein 3A, mitochondrial isoform X1, which produces MWRPRASLLQRDTSVFISTLYNNLHTSQIFAGKAKRKEDKSCKPVSVAVVLCGCGRLDGTEISEAISTAIHLRHKKIMPLFYAPDIEINGLVNHLTKQMDTTSSRNALVEGARLARGCIKPLCECEVCTHGALIIPGGFGAARTLSDFAQKGTDCTVLPELEKLIIDFYCEKKPIGTMCIASALVAKVLKGVKVTLGKESPKNDWPYAEAIKQVKAMGAKIEMKDVKGVTLDKNYGVLSTPAWLYEPATYSDVYDGIGKLVTMLNKCISR; this is translated from the exons ATGTGGCGACCACGAGCATCCCTTTTACAACGTGATACCTCCGTTTTTATATCTACGCTTTACAATAACCTTCACACGTCGCAAATTTTCGCAGGAAAAGcaaaaaggaaagaagatAAAAGCTGTAAACCGGTATCTGTAGCCGTA gTATTATGCGGATGTGGCCGACTTGATGGCACCGAAATTTCGGAAGCTATTTCAACAGCCATACATTTAcggcataaaaaaataatgccgCTATTTTATGCTCCGGACATCGAGATTAATGGCCTAGTCAATCATCTTACCAAACAGATGGATACTACAAGTTCTAGAAATGCTCTCGTTGAAGGTGCTAGATTAGCAAGAGGATGCATAAAACCTCTATGCGAGTGTGAAGTTTGCACGCATGGCGCCCTAATTATACCTGGAGGATTTGGCGCTGCACGCACTTT GAGTGATTTTGCCCAAAAAGGTACCGATTGCACCGTTTTACCCGAGTTAGAGAAGCTCATCATCGACTTTTACTGTGAGAAGAAACCGATCGGCACTATGTGCATAGCTAGTGCGCTTGTTGCAAAAGTGTTGAAGGGTGTGAAAGTTACGCTTGGCAAAGAAT cACCCAAAAACGACTGGCCATACGCTGAAGCTATCAAACAGGTCAAGGCTATGGGCGCTAAGATAGAAATGAAAGATGTTAAAGGAGTAACCTTAGACAAGAACTACGGCGTTCTCAGCACACCGGCCTGGCTGTACGAACCAGCTACTTATTCAGATGTTTACGATGGTATTGGTAAACTTGTCACAATGTTAAACAAATGTATCAGTAGGTAA
- the LOC105841054 gene encoding glutamine amidotransferase-like class 1 domain-containing protein 3A, mitochondrial isoform X2 yields MPLFYAPDIEINGLVNHLTKQMDTTSSRNALVEGARLARGCIKPLCECEVCTHGALIIPGGFGAARTLSDFAQKGTDCTVLPELEKLIIDFYCEKKPIGTMCIASALVAKVLKGVKVTLGKESPKNDWPYAEAIKQVKAMGAKIEMKDVKGVTLDKNYGVLSTPAWLYEPATYSDVYDGIGKLVTMLNKCISR; encoded by the exons atgccgCTATTTTATGCTCCGGACATCGAGATTAATGGCCTAGTCAATCATCTTACCAAACAGATGGATACTACAAGTTCTAGAAATGCTCTCGTTGAAGGTGCTAGATTAGCAAGAGGATGCATAAAACCTCTATGCGAGTGTGAAGTTTGCACGCATGGCGCCCTAATTATACCTGGAGGATTTGGCGCTGCACGCACTTT GAGTGATTTTGCCCAAAAAGGTACCGATTGCACCGTTTTACCCGAGTTAGAGAAGCTCATCATCGACTTTTACTGTGAGAAGAAACCGATCGGCACTATGTGCATAGCTAGTGCGCTTGTTGCAAAAGTGTTGAAGGGTGTGAAAGTTACGCTTGGCAAAGAAT cACCCAAAAACGACTGGCCATACGCTGAAGCTATCAAACAGGTCAAGGCTATGGGCGCTAAGATAGAAATGAAAGATGTTAAAGGAGTAACCTTAGACAAGAACTACGGCGTTCTCAGCACACCGGCCTGGCTGTACGAACCAGCTACTTATTCAGATGTTTACGATGGTATTGGTAAACTTGTCACAATGTTAAACAAATGTATCAGTAGGTAA